A single genomic interval of Electrophorus electricus isolate fEleEle1 chromosome 4, fEleEle1.pri, whole genome shotgun sequence harbors:
- the zbbx gene encoding uncharacterized protein zbbx isoform X2 produces MNLNDFVVFPNKPRSVKLNVRSLRELRRDTAQLDQENKDLESRLRQLRETMSREKEEREMCGALRWRSAQPGAPAMSKEKATHKLSASKMKIRVLKSETLPEAPRPAERVVHPLPGAAGSRRRFQLRGKPCGQCEARSAGLMCAECGEDYCVGCFAKFHQKGALKHHRMIPQKAELHTSISSLDVLARFRSQTAQQRGWSVQSPHHTAADSNAMEADPRWGAAAGHFSPMADRHAQNAQALFLNEGKEMEDEHNEGSLLRGHFDEEESSRSFQLALAEWRERRQAAETTDEREHHQSNMVPAVWPEVEAMGTQAEGRSQQPIHIEFREHGLSYMERLLLKQHRRRQSRSYQLLSAPSSLKGPLPHSASQPPVESHELTDEELDQRRYCASLFAVPGPARGEGSGDTSVVGLSIMKIDQDAGDTLVNGTAGVQQRDDKKKPVQGRGNLFTFSRSQEEKEVLWPEESLHSSPSSPAVPTEVTAELAGQPPPYEQLLPLVTSQKLQAPESEGPSVGSSSSAQLSARSSSAAWQVQPPRLSDLAQPHTSRRSPASNPSLKCTESALSSSPALSRSGGGSPSCPVTQDWCSSLPPPPLRPPLVTSPQRVSTVPVQNLSVRSSQTPLSNRAAIPGSPFPSPTPCPSPAHCPSQHQNRSIRPGSQPASVKFPVPADTLLSSCSPESRDSLCSSSGCPHPSANSARSTDLHGTPPLFLPPQGSELSPLMSLSDSDRSSDCADMIPIDEDSSDEEIKRCAGHREREEQEEDEREEKKSSSSPLQRSPSPGGDDPLPSQDFLHAGQATPPSGLFTEPSLVLSSLAQRETSISEQYQGLEGFLTLGLDTGRVQPSPASPHTPPQRPAHLEALVGGQGSWRPASSLLLHAEEELVTAVINSQLISRSPHAVFSSYGVASPWRKNLSDVTRC; encoded by the exons GATGTGTGGCGCTCTGCGCTGGAGGTCAGCCCAGCCTGGTGCCCCGGCAATGAGCAAGGAGAAAGCCACCCACAAA CTTTCTGCCAGCAAGATGAAGATAAGGGTGCTGAAGAGTGAGACCCTGCCTG agGCCCCTAGGCCAGCTGAGAGGGTGGTGCATCCACTTCCCGGGGCCGCAGGGTCGCGCAGGAGGTTCCAGCTCAGAGGCAAGCCATGCGGCCAGTGCGAAGCCCGGAGCGCAGGCCTG ATGTGCGCGGAATGTGGAGAGGACTATTGTGTTGGCTGCTTTGCCAAGTTCCACCAGAAGGGGGCACTGAAGCACCATCGTATGATCCCCCAAAAG GCCGAGCTCCACACGTCGATCAGCAGCCTGGACGTGCTGGCCCGCTTCCGCAGCCAGACGGCACAACAGCGAGGGTGGAGCGTTCAGTCCCCCCACCACACCGCGGCCGACTCCAACGCTATGGAGGCAGACCCGAGATGGGGAGCGGCAGCCGGACACTTCAGTCCCATGGCCGATAGACACGCCCAAAACGCACAG GCGTTATTTTTGAATGAGGGGAAGGAAATGGAGGATGAGCACAATGAAGGCTCTTTGCTGAGAGGCCATTTTGATGAAGAGGAGTCCTCCAGGTCTTTCCAGCTCGCATTGGCTgagtggagggagagaaggcaGGCAGCAGAGACAACTGACGAGAGAGAACATCATCAATCTAACATGGTACCAGCAGTGTGGCCAG AGGTTGAGGCGATGGGCACCCAGGCAGAAGGGAGGTCTCAGCAGCCCATCCATATCGAGTTCAGGGAGCATGGCCTGAGCTACATGGAGAGGCTGCTCTTGAAGCAGCACCGCAG AAGGCAGAGCCGGTCCTACCAGTTGCTGTCAGCACCAAGCTCCCTGAAGGGGCCTCTCCCACACTCAGCCTCGCAGCCCCCTGTAGAGAGCCATGAACTAACAG ATGAGGAACTGGACCAGCGGCGCTACTGCGCCTCCCTGTTTGCCGTCCCCGGCCCGGCAAGAGGAGAGGGATCAGGTGACACTTCCGTCGTGGGCCTAAGTATCATGAAGATAGACCAG GATGCTGGAGACACGCTGGTAAACGGTACTGCTGGAGTCCAGCAGAGGGATGATAAGAAAAA ACCAGTTCAAGGAAGAGGGaacttatttacattttccagaAGCCAGGAAGAAAAGGAGGTTCTGTGGCCAGAGGAGTCACTGCATTCTTCACCCAGCAGCCCTGCAGTGCCCACTGAAGTGACAGCAGAGCTGGCCGGCCAGCCACCACCATATGAGCAGCTCTTACCATTAGTCACATCCCAGAAGCTTCAGGCTCCAGAGTCCGAGGGTCCCTCTGTTGGGTCATCCAGCTCAGCACAGCTAAGCGCTCGCTCATCAAGTGCTGCATGGCAGGTGCAGCCGCCAAGGCTCAGTGACTTAGCCCAGCCACACACATCAAGACGATCTCCCGCGTCAAATCCCAGTTTGAAATGTACAGAGTCcgcactctcctcctctcccgcGCTCTCCCGGAGCGGCGGGGGGAGCCCAAGCTGTCCAGTCACTCAGGACTGGtgctcctctcttcctccccctcccctccgtCCACCGCTCGTCACGTCACCCCAGCGCGTCTCCACGGTACCTGTCCAAAACCTTAGCGTGCGCTCCTCACAGACCCCTCTGTCTAACAGAGCAGCCATCCCTGGGTCACCTTTCCCCTCTCCCACCCCGTGCCCAAGCCCAGCTCACTGCCCTTCACAGCACCAGAACCGGTCCATCAGGCCTGGATCCCAGCCGGCTTCAGTCAAGTTTCCTGtacctgcagacacactgctgtcctCCTGCTCCCCAGAGAGCAGGGACTCCCTGTGCTCCTCGTCAGGCTGCCCACATCCATCTGCAAACTCCGCAAGGTCGACAGACCTGCATGGGACGCCTCCCCTATTCCTCCCACCTCAAGGATCTGAACTCTCTCCCCTGATGAGCCTGTCGG ATTCCGACAGATCAAGTGATTGCGCAGACATGATTCCCATAGATGAAGACTCCTCTGATGAAGAGATAAAGAGATGTGCAGGTCACAGAGAGCGGGAGGAGCAAGAAGAGgatgagagggaggagaagaagagcagCTCTTCACCTCTCCAGCGCTCTCCTTCTCCTGGTGGAGATGACCCTCTCCCCTCTCAGGACTTCCTGCATGCAGGGCAGGCAACTCCGCCATCGGGCCTTTTTACGGAACCGTCCCTG GTTCTCAGCTCACTAGCCCAGCGAGAGACCAGCATTTCCGAGCAATACCAGGGGCTGGAGGGCTTCCTCACCCTGGGACTGGACACTGGGCGAGTGCAGCCAAGCCCGGCTTCACCCCACACCCCTCCTCAGAGACCTGCCCACTTGGAGGCCTTGGTAGGAG gtCAGGGCAGCTGGAGGCCAGCTAGCAGTCTCCTACTGCATGCAGAGGAGGAGCTAGTCACCGCGGTGATTAACAGCCAGCTAATCAGCAGGTCCCCGCATGCAGTCTTCTCAAGCTATGGTGTTGCGTCTCCCTGGAGGAAGAATCTATCAG
- the zbbx gene encoding uncharacterized protein zbbx isoform X1, with protein MNLNDFVVFPNKPRSVKLNVRSLRELRRDTAQLDQENKDLESRLRQLRETMSREKEEREMCGALRWRSAQPGAPAMSKEKATHKLSASKMKIRVLKSETLPEAPRPAERVVHPLPGAAGSRRRFQLRGKPCGQCEARSAGLMCAECGEDYCVGCFAKFHQKGALKHHRMIPQKAELHTSISSLDVLARFRSQTAQQRGWSVQSPHHTAADSNAMEADPRWGAAAGHFSPMADRHAQNAQALFLNEGKEMEDEHNEGSLLRGHFDEEESSRSFQLALAEWRERRQAAETTDEREHHQSNMVPAVWPEVEAMGTQAEGRSQQPIHIEFREHGLSYMERLLLKQHRRRQSRSYQLLSAPSSLKGPLPHSASQPPVESHELTDEELDQRRYCASLFAVPGPARGEGSGDTSVVGLSIMKIDQDAGDTLVNGTAGVQQRDDKKKPVQGRGNLFTFSRSQEEKEVLWPEESLHSSPSSPAVPTEVTAELAGQPPPYEQLLPLVTSQKLQAPESEGPSVGSSSSAQLSARSSSAAWQVQPPRLSDLAQPHTSRRSPASNPSLKCTESALSSSPALSRSGGGSPSCPVTQDWCSSLPPPPLRPPLVTSPQRVSTVPVQNLSVRSSQTPLSNRAAIPGSPFPSPTPCPSPAHCPSQHQNRSIRPGSQPASVKFPVPADTLLSSCSPESRDSLCSSSGCPHPSANSARSTDLHGTPPLFLPPQGSELSPLMSLSDSDRSSDCADMIPIDEDSSDEEIKRCAGHREREEQEEDEREEKKSSSSPLQRSPSPGGDDPLPSQDFLHAGQATPPSGLFTEPSLVLSSLAQRETSISEQYQGLEGFLTLGLDTGRVQPSPASPHTPPQRPAHLEALVGGQGSWRPASSLLLHAEEELVTAVINSQLISRSPHAVFSSYGVASPWRKNLSGALAPGLPGTSTPGSAVSRHLSPVQQPHPASRPLSRAALEIMEVQSVEQAGLGDSDSEEDEENYLALAGLEEELKWMSSNLSDEIPKMD; from the exons GATGTGTGGCGCTCTGCGCTGGAGGTCAGCCCAGCCTGGTGCCCCGGCAATGAGCAAGGAGAAAGCCACCCACAAA CTTTCTGCCAGCAAGATGAAGATAAGGGTGCTGAAGAGTGAGACCCTGCCTG agGCCCCTAGGCCAGCTGAGAGGGTGGTGCATCCACTTCCCGGGGCCGCAGGGTCGCGCAGGAGGTTCCAGCTCAGAGGCAAGCCATGCGGCCAGTGCGAAGCCCGGAGCGCAGGCCTG ATGTGCGCGGAATGTGGAGAGGACTATTGTGTTGGCTGCTTTGCCAAGTTCCACCAGAAGGGGGCACTGAAGCACCATCGTATGATCCCCCAAAAG GCCGAGCTCCACACGTCGATCAGCAGCCTGGACGTGCTGGCCCGCTTCCGCAGCCAGACGGCACAACAGCGAGGGTGGAGCGTTCAGTCCCCCCACCACACCGCGGCCGACTCCAACGCTATGGAGGCAGACCCGAGATGGGGAGCGGCAGCCGGACACTTCAGTCCCATGGCCGATAGACACGCCCAAAACGCACAG GCGTTATTTTTGAATGAGGGGAAGGAAATGGAGGATGAGCACAATGAAGGCTCTTTGCTGAGAGGCCATTTTGATGAAGAGGAGTCCTCCAGGTCTTTCCAGCTCGCATTGGCTgagtggagggagagaaggcaGGCAGCAGAGACAACTGACGAGAGAGAACATCATCAATCTAACATGGTACCAGCAGTGTGGCCAG AGGTTGAGGCGATGGGCACCCAGGCAGAAGGGAGGTCTCAGCAGCCCATCCATATCGAGTTCAGGGAGCATGGCCTGAGCTACATGGAGAGGCTGCTCTTGAAGCAGCACCGCAG AAGGCAGAGCCGGTCCTACCAGTTGCTGTCAGCACCAAGCTCCCTGAAGGGGCCTCTCCCACACTCAGCCTCGCAGCCCCCTGTAGAGAGCCATGAACTAACAG ATGAGGAACTGGACCAGCGGCGCTACTGCGCCTCCCTGTTTGCCGTCCCCGGCCCGGCAAGAGGAGAGGGATCAGGTGACACTTCCGTCGTGGGCCTAAGTATCATGAAGATAGACCAG GATGCTGGAGACACGCTGGTAAACGGTACTGCTGGAGTCCAGCAGAGGGATGATAAGAAAAA ACCAGTTCAAGGAAGAGGGaacttatttacattttccagaAGCCAGGAAGAAAAGGAGGTTCTGTGGCCAGAGGAGTCACTGCATTCTTCACCCAGCAGCCCTGCAGTGCCCACTGAAGTGACAGCAGAGCTGGCCGGCCAGCCACCACCATATGAGCAGCTCTTACCATTAGTCACATCCCAGAAGCTTCAGGCTCCAGAGTCCGAGGGTCCCTCTGTTGGGTCATCCAGCTCAGCACAGCTAAGCGCTCGCTCATCAAGTGCTGCATGGCAGGTGCAGCCGCCAAGGCTCAGTGACTTAGCCCAGCCACACACATCAAGACGATCTCCCGCGTCAAATCCCAGTTTGAAATGTACAGAGTCcgcactctcctcctctcccgcGCTCTCCCGGAGCGGCGGGGGGAGCCCAAGCTGTCCAGTCACTCAGGACTGGtgctcctctcttcctccccctcccctccgtCCACCGCTCGTCACGTCACCCCAGCGCGTCTCCACGGTACCTGTCCAAAACCTTAGCGTGCGCTCCTCACAGACCCCTCTGTCTAACAGAGCAGCCATCCCTGGGTCACCTTTCCCCTCTCCCACCCCGTGCCCAAGCCCAGCTCACTGCCCTTCACAGCACCAGAACCGGTCCATCAGGCCTGGATCCCAGCCGGCTTCAGTCAAGTTTCCTGtacctgcagacacactgctgtcctCCTGCTCCCCAGAGAGCAGGGACTCCCTGTGCTCCTCGTCAGGCTGCCCACATCCATCTGCAAACTCCGCAAGGTCGACAGACCTGCATGGGACGCCTCCCCTATTCCTCCCACCTCAAGGATCTGAACTCTCTCCCCTGATGAGCCTGTCGG ATTCCGACAGATCAAGTGATTGCGCAGACATGATTCCCATAGATGAAGACTCCTCTGATGAAGAGATAAAGAGATGTGCAGGTCACAGAGAGCGGGAGGAGCAAGAAGAGgatgagagggaggagaagaagagcagCTCTTCACCTCTCCAGCGCTCTCCTTCTCCTGGTGGAGATGACCCTCTCCCCTCTCAGGACTTCCTGCATGCAGGGCAGGCAACTCCGCCATCGGGCCTTTTTACGGAACCGTCCCTG GTTCTCAGCTCACTAGCCCAGCGAGAGACCAGCATTTCCGAGCAATACCAGGGGCTGGAGGGCTTCCTCACCCTGGGACTGGACACTGGGCGAGTGCAGCCAAGCCCGGCTTCACCCCACACCCCTCCTCAGAGACCTGCCCACTTGGAGGCCTTGGTAGGAG gtCAGGGCAGCTGGAGGCCAGCTAGCAGTCTCCTACTGCATGCAGAGGAGGAGCTAGTCACCGCGGTGATTAACAGCCAGCTAATCAGCAGGTCCCCGCATGCAGTCTTCTCAAGCTATGGTGTTGCGTCTCCCTGGAGGAAGAATCTATCAG GTGCCTTAGCTCCAGGCCTCCCGGGCACAAGCACCCCAGGCTCGGCCGTCTCACGCCATCTAAGTCCTGTCCAGCAGCCACACCCTGCCTCCCGACCCCTGTCCCGCGCAGCCTTGGAAATCATGGAAGTACAGAGCGTAGAGCAGGCTGGTCTTGGAGACTCTGACTCcgaggaggatgaggaaaaTTACCTGGCTTTGGCTGGCCTGGAGGAGGAGTTGAAGTGGATGAGTAGCAACCTGAGTGACGAGATTCCTAAAATGGATTGA